In the Klebsiella aerogenes KCTC 2190 genome, one interval contains:
- the baeS gene encoding two-component system sensor histidine kinase BaeS: MKLWRPGITGKLFLAIFATCIVLLISMHWAVRISFERGFIDYIKRGNEQRLTMLGDALSEQYEQHGDWKFLRNNDRFIFQLLRTFERDNDERPPGGPGPHGEPGPMPGPGPRPDMPPHGWRTQFWVVDQQGRVLVGPRAPVPQDGTRRNIVVDGVTVGAVIASPVERLTRNTDINFDRQQKRTSWLIVALATLLAALATFPLARGLLAPVKRLVEGTHKLAAGDFSTRVTVTGGDELGRLAQDFNQLASTLERNQQMRRDLMADISHELRTPLAVLRGELEAIQDGVRKFTPDSISSLQAEVGTLTKLVDDLHQLSMSDEGALAYQKESVDLIALLEVAAGAFRERFASRGLTIGVSLPDNAIVFGDRDRLMQLFNNLLENSLRYTDSGGRLQIDAKQNGRMLTLDFADSGPGVSDEQLARLCERFYRTEGSRNRASGGSGLGLAICMNIVAAHGGSLNAGHSPFGGVSIKVELPLEQDLSRDV; the protein is encoded by the coding sequence GTGAAACTTTGGCGCCCGGGTATCACCGGTAAGCTGTTCCTGGCTATTTTCGCCACCTGTATCGTGCTGCTGATTAGCATGCATTGGGCAGTGCGCATCAGCTTTGAGCGCGGCTTTATCGACTATATTAAACGCGGTAATGAACAACGACTAACGATGCTCGGCGACGCGCTGAGTGAACAGTACGAGCAGCACGGCGACTGGAAATTTTTGCGCAACAACGATCGTTTTATCTTCCAGTTACTGCGCACCTTCGAGCGCGATAACGACGAACGTCCACCGGGTGGGCCGGGTCCGCATGGCGAGCCAGGGCCAATGCCCGGCCCTGGCCCGCGGCCCGATATGCCGCCGCACGGCTGGCGCACGCAATTTTGGGTTGTCGATCAACAAGGGCGCGTGCTGGTAGGCCCGCGGGCGCCGGTCCCGCAGGACGGTACCCGCCGTAACATTGTCGTCGACGGCGTGACCGTCGGGGCGGTGATCGCCTCGCCGGTTGAACGGCTCACGCGCAACACGGATATTAATTTCGACCGCCAGCAAAAACGCACCAGTTGGCTGATTGTCGCCCTTGCCACCCTCCTCGCCGCGCTGGCCACCTTCCCGCTGGCCCGCGGGCTGCTGGCGCCGGTCAAACGGCTGGTGGAAGGCACCCATAAGCTGGCGGCGGGCGATTTCTCCACCCGCGTCACGGTCACCGGCGGGGATGAACTGGGCCGTCTGGCGCAGGATTTTAACCAGCTTGCCAGTACGCTTGAGCGTAACCAACAGATGCGCCGCGATTTAATGGCCGATATTTCGCATGAACTCCGCACGCCGCTAGCGGTCCTGCGCGGCGAGCTGGAGGCTATTCAGGACGGAGTGCGTAAATTCACCCCGGATTCGATCTCTTCGCTGCAGGCGGAAGTCGGCACGCTTACCAAGCTGGTGGACGATCTGCATCAGTTGTCGATGTCCGATGAAGGCGCGTTAGCCTACCAGAAAGAGTCGGTGGACTTAATTGCGCTGCTGGAGGTCGCCGCAGGGGCGTTCCGCGAACGTTTCGCCAGCCGCGGCTTGACCATCGGCGTCTCGCTGCCGGATAACGCTATCGTTTTCGGCGATCGCGATCGTCTGATGCAGCTGTTCAATAACCTGCTGGAAAACAGCCTACGCTATACCGACAGCGGCGGCCGCCTGCAGATTGACGCCAAACAAAATGGTCGCATGTTGACGCTCGATTTCGCCGATAGCGGCCCCGGCGTTAGCGACGAGCAGCTGGCGCGGCTCTGCGAGCGTTTTTATCGCACCGAGGGCTCACGCAACCGGGCCAGCGGTGGATCCGGTCTTGGGCTGGCAATCTGTATGAATATCGTCGCCGCCCACGGTGGCAGCCTGAACGCCGGTCATTCGCCTTTTGGCGGGGTTAGCATTAAAGTAGAGTTACCTCTGGAACAGGATTTATCGAGGGATGTATGA
- the baeR gene encoding two-component system response regulator BaeR — MSELPIDENTPRILIVEDEPKLGQLLIDYLQAASYAPTLIAHGDQVLPYVRQTPPHLILLDLMLPGTDGLTLCREIRRFSEIPIVMVTAKIEEIDRLLGLEIGADDYICKPYSPREVVARVKTILRRCKPQRDLQALDAQSPLIVDESRFQASWREKMLDLTPAEFRLLKTLSQEPGKVFSREQLLNHLYDDYRVVTDRTIDSHIKNLRRKLESLDAEQSFIRAVYGVGYRWEADACRMA, encoded by the coding sequence ATGAGCGAATTACCTATTGATGAAAACACGCCGCGCATTTTAATCGTGGAAGACGAGCCCAAACTCGGTCAGTTGTTGATCGACTATTTGCAAGCTGCGAGCTATGCGCCAACGCTCATTGCGCATGGCGATCAGGTACTGCCCTACGTCCGCCAGACGCCCCCGCATTTGATCCTGCTGGATTTAATGCTACCGGGCACCGACGGCCTGACCCTGTGCCGCGAGATCCGCCGATTTTCCGAGATACCGATTGTGATGGTCACTGCCAAAATCGAGGAGATCGATCGCCTGCTGGGGCTGGAAATCGGCGCCGATGACTATATCTGCAAACCGTACAGCCCGCGTGAAGTCGTGGCCCGCGTGAAGACGATCCTGCGTCGCTGTAAACCACAGCGCGACCTGCAGGCTCTGGATGCGCAAAGTCCGCTAATTGTTGACGAAAGTCGCTTCCAGGCCTCGTGGCGCGAAAAAATGCTGGACCTGACTCCCGCCGAGTTTCGGCTATTAAAAACGCTGTCGCAGGAGCCGGGTAAAGTCTTCTCCCGCGAACAACTGCTCAATCATCTGTACGACGATTATCGCGTAGTTACCGACCGTACCATCGACAGCCATATTAAAAACCTGCGCCGTAAGCTGGAATCGCTGGACGCGGAGCAGTCGTTTATTCGCGCCGTCTACGGCGTTGGCTATCGCTGGGAAGCCGACGCCTGTAGAATGGCTTGA
- the yegQ gene encoding tRNA 5-hydroxyuridine modification protein YegQ, giving the protein MFKPELLSPAGTLKNMRYAFAYGADAVYAGQPRYSLRVRNNEFNHENLQLGINEAHELGKKFYVVVNIAPHNAKLKTFIRDLKPVVEMGPDALIMSDPGLIMLVRENFPDMPIHLSVQANAVNWATVKFWQQMGLTRVILSRELSLDEIAEIRSQVPEMEIEIFVHGALCMAYSGRCLLSGYINKRDPNQGTCTNACRWEYNVQEGKEDDVGNIVHKHEPIPVQNVEPTLGIGAPTDQVFMIEEAKRPGEYMTAFEDEHGTYIMNSKDLRAIAHVERLTQMGVHSLKIEGRTKSFYYCARTAQVYRKAIDDAAAGKPFDTSLLETLEGLAHRGYTEGFLRRHTHDDYQNYEYGYSVSERQQFVGEFTGKRHGHLAEVAVKNKFSVGDSLEVMTPQGNVNFTLEHIENAKGEAMPVAPGDGYIVWLPLPEDMALEYGLLMRNFNGESTRNPHKN; this is encoded by the coding sequence ATGTTTAAACCGGAACTTCTTTCCCCGGCGGGAACGCTGAAAAATATGCGTTACGCTTTCGCTTATGGCGCCGATGCGGTCTACGCCGGCCAGCCGCGTTACTCACTGCGCGTACGCAACAACGAATTCAACCACGAAAACCTGCAGCTCGGCATCAATGAGGCCCATGAGCTGGGGAAAAAATTCTATGTGGTGGTTAACATCGCGCCGCATAACGCCAAGCTGAAAACGTTCATTCGCGATCTCAAACCGGTAGTGGAAATGGGCCCGGACGCGCTGATTATGTCCGATCCTGGTTTAATCATGCTGGTGCGGGAAAACTTCCCTGATATGCCGATCCACCTGTCGGTACAGGCCAACGCCGTCAACTGGGCGACGGTGAAATTCTGGCAGCAAATGGGGTTGACCCGCGTGATCCTCTCCCGCGAACTGTCGCTGGACGAGATCGCCGAAATTCGCAGCCAGGTGCCGGAGATGGAAATCGAGATTTTCGTCCACGGCGCGCTGTGCATGGCCTACTCCGGCCGCTGCCTGCTCTCCGGCTATATCAATAAACGTGACCCTAACCAGGGCACCTGTACCAACGCCTGCCGCTGGGAGTACAACGTGCAGGAAGGCAAAGAAGATGACGTGGGTAATATCGTCCACAAGCATGAACCTATCCCGGTGCAGAACGTTGAACCGACTCTCGGTATCGGCGCGCCAACCGACCAGGTATTTATGATTGAGGAAGCCAAACGTCCGGGCGAGTATATGACCGCCTTTGAGGATGAGCATGGCACTTACATCATGAACTCCAAAGATCTGCGCGCTATTGCCCACGTTGAGCGTCTGACCCAGATGGGCGTTCATTCGCTGAAGATTGAAGGCCGCACCAAATCCTTCTACTACTGCGCGCGCACCGCCCAGGTGTACCGTAAAGCGATCGACGACGCCGCCGCCGGTAAACCGTTCGACACCAGTCTGCTGGAGACGCTGGAAGGTCTGGCCCACCGCGGCTATACCGAAGGCTTCCTGCGCCGCCACACCCACGACGACTATCAGAATTATGAATACGGCTATTCGGTTTCCGAACGCCAGCAGTTTGTCGGCGAATTCACCGGCAAGCGTCATGGTCATCTGGCCGAAGTGGCGGTGAAAAATAAGTTCTCGGTCGGCGACAGCCTGGAGGTCATGACTCCGCAAGGTAACGTCAACTTTACGCTCGAACATATAGAGAACGCCAAAGGCGAAGCAATGCCGGTCGCGCCGGGAGACGGTTATATCGTCTGGCTGCCACTGCCGGAGGATATGGCGCTGGAGTATGGGTTGCTGATGCGTAATTTTAACGGCGAGTCGACGCGCAATCCGCATAAAAATTAG
- the yegS gene encoding lipid kinase YegS: MTQFPASLLILNGKGANEPQLREAVNLLREEGIEIHVRVTWEKGDAIRFVEEAETLRVATVIAGGGDGTINEVATALVQRGSNMALGILPLGTANDFATSVGIPQDLASALKLAIAGRDVPIDVVRVNNEAGFINMATGGFGTRITTETPEKLKAALGGVSYLIHGLTRMDTLKPDRCEIRGENFHWQGDALVIGIGNGRQAGGGQQLCPEALINDGLLHLRIFTGEELLPALFSTLANPDNSPNLIDGVSPWFEVTAAHEMTFNLDGEPLSGKSFRMEILGEALRCRLPPDCMLLR, encoded by the coding sequence ATGACCCAATTTCCAGCCAGCTTATTAATTCTCAACGGTAAAGGCGCGAATGAGCCCCAACTGCGCGAAGCCGTTAATCTCCTGCGCGAAGAAGGTATCGAGATACACGTCCGCGTGACCTGGGAGAAAGGCGATGCGATTCGTTTTGTCGAGGAAGCCGAAACGCTCAGGGTGGCGACGGTGATTGCCGGCGGCGGCGATGGCACGATTAATGAAGTCGCCACCGCGCTGGTCCAGCGCGGCAGCAACATGGCGCTGGGAATACTCCCCCTCGGCACAGCCAATGATTTCGCCACCAGCGTCGGCATCCCGCAGGATTTAGCCAGCGCGCTGAAGCTGGCGATAGCCGGGCGCGACGTCCCTATTGATGTGGTTCGCGTGAATAACGAGGCCGGATTTATCAATATGGCCACCGGCGGCTTTGGTACCCGTATCACCACCGAAACGCCGGAAAAACTAAAAGCCGCGCTCGGCGGCGTCTCCTATCTGATTCACGGCCTGACGCGCATGGATACCCTAAAGCCGGACCGCTGCGAAATTCGCGGCGAGAACTTTCACTGGCAGGGCGACGCGCTGGTTATCGGCATCGGCAATGGCCGCCAGGCCGGCGGCGGTCAGCAGCTGTGTCCTGAAGCATTAATTAACGACGGGCTACTGCATCTGCGTATTTTTACCGGCGAAGAGTTGCTGCCTGCGCTGTTTAGCACCCTCGCTAATCCCGATAATTCGCCAAATCTGATCGACGGCGTATCGCCGTGGTTTGAAGTCACCGCCGCCCATGAAATGACCTTCAACCTGGATGGCGAACCGCTGAGCGGCAAATCCTTCCGGATGGAAATCCTCGGCGAGGCGCTACGCTGCCGTCTGCCGCCGGACTGTATGTTACTGCGTTAA
- a CDS encoding RbtT/DalT/CsbX family MFS transporter — protein sequence MSVNHKQWLGLPLNLIWGYVAIAVFMTGDGFELAFLSHYIKELGFSPAQASFAFTLYGLAAALSAWVSGVVAEIITPRKTMFIGFVLWCVFHVLFLVFGLGRANYALILLFYGIRGLAYPLFLYSFIVAIIHNVRSDSSSSALGWFWAVYSVGIGVFGSYIPSFTIPHIGEMGTLWLALAFCVTGGLIALAALRNTETPRHMQNLTTREKFSELGRAVTLIYTNRSIMLSSIVRIINTLSLFGFAVVMPMMFVDELGFTTSEWLQVWAAFFFTTIFSNVFWGIVAEKLGWMKVVRWFGCIGMALSSLAFYYLPQHFGHNFAMALVPAIALGIFVAAFVPMAAVFPALEPEHKGAAISVYNLSAGLSNFLAPAIAVVLLPHFSTIGVVVAYTALYLLAFCLCPFIRVDQPGFARKASGVREGVEYS from the coding sequence ATGTCCGTTAATCACAAACAGTGGCTCGGTCTGCCGCTGAACCTTATCTGGGGATACGTCGCCATCGCCGTGTTTATGACCGGCGACGGTTTTGAACTCGCCTTCCTCTCACACTACATCAAGGAGCTGGGCTTCAGCCCGGCGCAGGCCTCTTTCGCCTTCACCCTCTACGGCCTCGCCGCCGCCCTCTCGGCCTGGGTCTCCGGCGTGGTCGCGGAAATCATCACCCCGCGTAAAACCATGTTTATCGGTTTTGTGCTGTGGTGCGTGTTCCACGTCCTGTTCCTCGTCTTCGGTCTCGGCCGCGCCAACTATGCCTTAATTCTGCTGTTTTACGGTATCCGCGGTCTGGCCTATCCGCTGTTCCTCTATTCGTTCATCGTCGCCATTATCCATAACGTCCGCAGCGACAGCTCCAGCTCGGCGCTGGGCTGGTTCTGGGCGGTCTACTCCGTCGGCATCGGCGTGTTCGGCAGCTATATCCCGAGCTTCACCATCCCGCACATCGGCGAGATGGGCACCCTGTGGCTGGCGCTGGCGTTCTGCGTCACCGGCGGGCTGATTGCCCTGGCGGCGCTGCGCAACACCGAAACCCCGCGCCATATGCAGAACCTCACCACCCGCGAGAAGTTCTCCGAGCTGGGGCGCGCGGTGACCCTTATCTACACCAACCGCAGCATTATGCTCTCCAGCATCGTGCGCATTATCAACACCTTGTCGCTGTTCGGCTTCGCGGTGGTCATGCCGATGATGTTCGTCGATGAGCTCGGTTTCACCACTTCCGAATGGCTGCAGGTGTGGGCGGCGTTCTTCTTCACCACCATTTTCTCCAACGTCTTCTGGGGGATTGTGGCGGAGAAACTGGGCTGGATGAAAGTGGTGCGCTGGTTCGGCTGCATCGGCATGGCGCTGTCGAGCCTGGCGTTTTACTACCTGCCGCAGCACTTCGGGCATAACTTCGCCATGGCGCTGGTGCCGGCGATTGCGCTGGGGATTTTCGTCGCGGCGTTCGTGCCGATGGCGGCGGTGTTCCCGGCGCTGGAGCCAGAGCATAAAGGGGCGGCGATTTCGGTCTACAACCTGTCGGCCGGGCTGTCGAACTTCCTCGCGCCGGCAATTGCGGTGGTGCTGCTGCCGCACTTCAGCACCATCGGCGTGGTGGTGGCCTATACCGCGCTCTATCTGCTGGCGTTTTGTCTGTGCCCGTTTATTCGCGTCGATCAGCCGGGCTTTGCCCGTAAGGCAAGCGGCGTCAGGGAAGGGGTAGAATATTCATAA
- the xylB gene encoding xylulokinase, protein MYLGIDLGTSEVKALVLDENNTVVASHSAPLTIQRPHPQWSEQSPQAWWEATEYLIATLREKCASHWSAIKAIGLSGQMHGAVLLDASGEVIRPAILWNDTRCAQECAELEEMAPELHQVAGNLAMPGFTAPKLLWVRRHEPQHFARTACVLLPKDFLRYKMTGKKVSDMSDAAGTLWLDVARRDWSDALLQKCGLTRQQMPELVEGCDVSATLAADIAERWGLNPSVLVAGGGGDNAVSAIGVGAVSPGDAFISLGTSGVLFVVTDRYRPAPQSAVHAFCHVLPNLWHQMSVMLSAASCLQWFCRLTGTTEVALLEEVAQLSEDEKANAPYFLPYLSGERTPHNDPLARGMFWGMTHASLRAQLGYAVLEGVSFGIADGLRVLQESGTRIGQCSLVGGGARSPFWAQLLADILAMPVVTHKGGETGGALGAARLACLAAGKPLASVCHKPEIWQTWQADPQRHQTLMPRYAHFQSLYLNDRHFRQQ, encoded by the coding sequence ATGTATTTAGGTATCGATCTCGGCACTTCGGAAGTTAAAGCGCTGGTGCTGGATGAAAATAATACGGTCGTCGCCAGTCATAGCGCGCCGTTGACCATTCAACGGCCGCATCCGCAGTGGTCCGAACAATCGCCGCAGGCGTGGTGGGAAGCGACGGAATATCTGATTGCCACTCTGCGCGAGAAGTGCGCGAGCCATTGGTCGGCAATTAAAGCCATCGGCCTTTCCGGACAGATGCACGGCGCCGTACTGCTGGATGCCAGCGGCGAAGTGATTCGCCCGGCGATTTTATGGAATGATACCCGCTGCGCGCAGGAGTGCGCCGAGCTTGAAGAGATGGCGCCGGAGCTGCATCAGGTGGCCGGTAATCTGGCAATGCCGGGGTTTACCGCGCCGAAACTGCTGTGGGTGCGGCGTCACGAACCGCAGCATTTCGCCCGTACCGCCTGCGTGCTGTTGCCGAAGGATTTTCTGCGCTACAAGATGACCGGCAAAAAAGTCTCCGATATGTCGGATGCCGCCGGGACGCTGTGGCTGGATGTTGCGCGGCGGGACTGGTCCGACGCGCTGCTGCAGAAGTGCGGCCTGACGCGGCAACAAATGCCGGAACTGGTGGAAGGATGCGACGTTTCCGCCACGCTGGCGGCAGACATTGCCGAACGCTGGGGGCTTAATCCTTCGGTGCTGGTGGCGGGGGGCGGCGGCGATAATGCGGTCAGCGCGATTGGCGTTGGCGCGGTGTCGCCGGGAGACGCTTTTATCTCGCTGGGGACCTCCGGCGTACTGTTTGTCGTCACCGATCGCTATCGTCCGGCGCCGCAGTCGGCGGTGCATGCTTTCTGTCATGTGCTGCCGAACCTGTGGCACCAGATGAGCGTGATGCTCAGCGCCGCCAGCTGTCTGCAGTGGTTCTGTCGTCTGACCGGCACCACCGAAGTGGCGCTGCTGGAGGAGGTCGCCCAGTTAAGCGAAGACGAAAAAGCCAATGCGCCATACTTCCTGCCTTATCTTTCCGGCGAGCGTACCCCGCATAACGATCCTCTGGCGCGCGGTATGTTCTGGGGAATGACCCATGCCAGCCTGCGCGCTCAACTGGGATATGCGGTGCTGGAGGGAGTGAGCTTCGGTATTGCTGACGGCCTGCGCGTGTTGCAGGAGAGCGGAACCCGTATCGGCCAGTGCTCACTGGTTGGCGGCGGCGCCCGCAGTCCGTTCTGGGCGCAACTGCTGGCGGATATACTGGCGATGCCGGTGGTGACGCATAAAGGCGGGGAAACCGGCGGCGCGCTCGGAGCGGCGCGTCTGGCCTGCCTGGCGGCGGGCAAACCGCTGGCCAGCGTTTGTCATAAGCCGGAAATCTGGCAAACCTGGCAGGCGGATCCGCAGCGTCATCAGACGCTGATGCCGCGTTACGCCCATTTCCAGTCTCTGTACCTCAACGACCGACATTTTCGACAGCAATAA
- the dalD gene encoding D-arabinitol 4-dehydrogenase, giving the protein MNTQFTWLHIGLGSFHRAHQAWYLHRLRVSGDSRWHIAAGNIRNDAEHVVQALAEQRGRYVLETVSPEGEREYEEIASIQKLLPWQVGLQPLIDEGANPQTKVIAFTVTEGGYYLNTQHRLETSNADLQADLQGDCKTIYGTITRILEKRIADDAGPLTLLNCDNVRHNGERFHDGLVEFLQLTGKQQVIDWLAANATCPNTMVDRITPRPAADLAPRIKAQTGIDDKAPVMGETFIQWVVEDNFRAERPALETVGVEMVASVIPYEEAKIRILNASHSCIAWAGTLLGQQYIHESTLTDAIYAIADRYVSEDVIPCLGDNGIDLATYRDVVLKRFTNPYIQDTNQRVAADGFSKIPAMIAPTLQECYQRGVRPQATAMLPALFFVFMQQWHKGALPYQYQDGILDESAVHAMFNSPDPIARYAADKALFGELAESADFQALLREQIAAVYALTQQEALCI; this is encoded by the coding sequence ATGAATACGCAATTCACATGGCTTCACATCGGTCTCGGTTCTTTTCATCGCGCCCATCAGGCGTGGTACCTGCATCGACTGCGGGTTTCCGGCGATTCGCGCTGGCATATCGCGGCGGGAAATATTCGTAACGACGCCGAGCACGTGGTGCAGGCGCTGGCGGAGCAGAGAGGGCGCTACGTCCTCGAGACGGTGAGCCCGGAAGGGGAGCGCGAATATGAAGAGATCGCCTCAATTCAAAAATTACTGCCGTGGCAGGTGGGACTGCAGCCGCTGATTGATGAAGGCGCGAACCCGCAGACTAAAGTCATTGCTTTCACGGTGACGGAAGGGGGTTATTACCTCAATACGCAGCATCGCCTGGAAACCAGCAACGCCGATCTGCAGGCCGATTTGCAGGGAGATTGCAAAACCATTTATGGCACCATCACCCGGATTCTTGAAAAACGCATCGCCGACGATGCGGGTCCGCTGACGCTGCTCAACTGTGACAACGTGCGCCACAACGGCGAACGTTTCCATGATGGGCTGGTGGAGTTTCTGCAACTGACCGGTAAACAGCAGGTTATTGACTGGCTGGCGGCGAACGCGACCTGCCCAAACACCATGGTCGATCGTATTACGCCGCGCCCGGCCGCCGATCTGGCGCCACGTATCAAAGCGCAAACCGGCATCGATGATAAAGCGCCGGTGATGGGCGAAACCTTTATTCAATGGGTAGTCGAAGATAATTTCCGCGCTGAGCGCCCGGCGCTTGAGACGGTGGGCGTGGAGATGGTGGCGTCGGTTATCCCCTATGAAGAGGCGAAGATTCGCATTCTTAACGCGTCACATAGCTGTATTGCCTGGGCGGGAACCCTGTTGGGCCAGCAATATATTCACGAGAGTACGCTTACCGATGCCATCTACGCCATTGCTGACCGTTACGTCAGCGAAGATGTGATCCCGTGTCTGGGTGATAACGGCATCGACCTGGCAACCTATCGCGACGTGGTACTCAAGCGTTTTACCAACCCCTATATCCAGGACACCAACCAGCGGGTGGCAGCCGATGGATTCTCAAAAATCCCAGCGATGATTGCCCCAACCCTGCAGGAGTGCTACCAGCGCGGCGTGCGCCCGCAGGCTACCGCTATGTTGCCGGCGCTGTTCTTTGTCTTTATGCAGCAGTGGCATAAAGGGGCTTTACCGTATCAGTACCAGGACGGAATTCTTGATGAATCGGCGGTACACGCCATGTTTAATTCGCCTGATCCGATCGCCCGGTACGCTGCTGATAAAGCCTTATTTGGCGAGCTGGCGGAATCGGCGGATTTTCAGGCGCTGCTGCGTGAGCAAATCGCCGCCGTCTACGCGTTGACCCAGCAGGAGGCGCTATGTATTTAG
- a CDS encoding sugar-binding transcriptional regulator: protein MSKEDDIRLDQKVRAAWMYYIAGQNQSEIASHLGTSRPVVQRLIAAAKEEGIVSIGLHHPVANCLDYAQLLQEKYQLIECNIVPTYNEESTLDSVSFGCYQLMARYLQSDNAKIIGIGSGLTLKKTIQRIDFDSPNSRCVALISAMNDEGKCNYYDDVPLLLARKIQANYYQWPAPRYAQTRQEHEMWCGSRLFSNVSAAAQQADVIFVGIGPLGTQSPIFKDGFINKVQLDELTARGGIGEILGRFIDADGGVVDSEINRLITSYDIRQNQCPRIAVACGENKRPAILAALKGGWINGLVTDEHTARWLLTR, encoded by the coding sequence GTGAGTAAAGAAGACGACATCAGGCTGGATCAGAAGGTCCGCGCCGCATGGATGTACTACATTGCCGGTCAGAATCAGAGCGAAATCGCCAGCCACCTTGGCACCTCAAGGCCGGTGGTCCAGCGCCTGATCGCCGCGGCGAAGGAAGAAGGTATTGTGTCGATTGGCTTGCATCATCCTGTGGCGAACTGCCTCGATTATGCGCAGTTGTTGCAGGAAAAGTATCAACTCATCGAGTGCAATATCGTGCCGACCTACAACGAAGAGAGCACGCTGGATAGCGTTTCTTTCGGCTGTTATCAGCTGATGGCCCGCTACCTGCAGAGCGATAACGCCAAAATAATCGGCATTGGTTCTGGATTAACGCTGAAAAAAACCATCCAGCGCATTGATTTCGATAGCCCAAACAGCCGCTGCGTGGCGCTGATTAGCGCAATGAACGATGAGGGGAAATGCAACTACTACGATGATGTGCCGTTGCTGCTGGCGCGGAAAATTCAGGCCAACTACTATCAGTGGCCCGCGCCGCGCTATGCGCAAACCCGTCAGGAACATGAGATGTGGTGCGGCAGCCGCCTGTTCAGCAATGTTTCTGCCGCAGCGCAGCAGGCGGACGTTATTTTCGTCGGTATCGGCCCATTGGGTACCCAAAGCCCGATCTTCAAAGACGGGTTTATTAATAAAGTCCAACTGGATGAACTGACGGCGCGCGGCGGCATCGGCGAGATCCTCGGCCGCTTTATCGATGCCGACGGCGGCGTCGTCGACAGCGAAATTAATCGGCTGATCACCAGCTACGATATCCGCCAAAACCAGTGCCCGCGAATAGCCGTCGCCTGTGGCGAGAACAAGCGCCCGGCGATCCTCGCGGCGTTAAAAGGTGGCTGGATTAACGGCCTGGTGACCGATGAACATACCGCCCGCTGGCTGCTGACGCGCTAG